A DNA window from Vibrio tarriae contains the following coding sequences:
- a CDS encoding 2-hydroxyacid dehydrogenase — MLNVIFFSAKHYDIASFNKLVDPTKLSLHFHDFRLTDKTAQMAKGCEVVCAFVNDELHASVLEQLYQGGTRLIAMRCAGFDKVDLEAAKRLGMQVVRVPAYSPEAVAEHTVGMMLCLNRRFHKAYQRTRDANFSLDGLVGFNFHGKTVGVIGSGKIGVATMRILQGLGMQILCFDPYPNPDAIALGARYVELSELFAQSDVITLHCPMSKENYHLLNESAFEQMKDGVMIINTSRGELLDSVAAIEALKRGRIGALGLDVYDNEKDLFFQDKSNDVIVDDVFRRLSACHNVLFTGHQAFLTEDALSNIAQTTLNNIQLFFDNQASGNELIQ; from the coding sequence ATGCTCAACGTCATTTTTTTTAGTGCAAAACACTACGATATCGCCTCTTTCAACAAGTTGGTTGATCCCACAAAACTGTCTTTACACTTTCATGATTTCCGATTGACCGATAAAACGGCTCAGATGGCAAAAGGCTGCGAAGTGGTCTGCGCTTTTGTCAATGATGAGCTTCACGCCAGCGTATTAGAACAGCTTTACCAAGGGGGAACTCGTCTTATTGCCATGCGCTGTGCTGGCTTTGATAAAGTCGACCTTGAAGCGGCGAAGCGACTTGGAATGCAAGTCGTCAGAGTGCCAGCCTATTCGCCAGAAGCGGTGGCTGAACATACGGTGGGGATGATGCTGTGCTTGAATCGCCGCTTCCATAAAGCGTATCAGCGTACCCGTGATGCCAACTTCTCTCTTGATGGCTTGGTGGGTTTTAACTTCCACGGCAAAACGGTCGGGGTGATCGGCTCAGGCAAAATCGGGGTGGCAACCATGCGCATTCTGCAAGGGCTCGGTATGCAGATCCTCTGTTTTGACCCTTATCCCAATCCCGATGCGATTGCACTGGGTGCGCGCTATGTAGAGTTGTCCGAACTTTTCGCGCAAAGTGATGTGATCACCCTGCACTGCCCGATGAGCAAAGAGAACTATCATTTGCTCAATGAGTCAGCGTTTGAACAGATGAAAGATGGGGTGATGATCATTAACACCAGCCGAGGGGAATTGCTTGATTCTGTGGCAGCGATTGAAGCATTGAAACGGGGGCGAATTGGCGCGCTAGGCTTGGATGTTTACGACAATGAGAAAGATCTGTTCTTCCAAGACAAGTCTAACGATGTGATCGTCGATGACGTATTCCGCCGCCTTTCTGCTTGTCACAACGTGTTGTTCACCGGTCACCAAGCTTTCTTGACCGAGGATGCACTGAGCAATATTGCGCAAACTACGCTCAATAACATCCAGCTCTTTTTTGACAATCAAGCATCGGGTAATGAATTAATTCAATAG
- a CDS encoding Na+/H+ antiporter NhaC family protein has product MVFLLLFMGVGSYLTWQGVEFAFYQLPAPVAVIPAVVLAIALSKESLNRAIEQFLRGVGHSDIMAMCIIYLLAGAFAAVAKATGGVDATVNLGLALLPASLILPGLFVISAFVATAMGTSMGTIAAIAPVALGIAQAADLNLGLTAGVVLSGAMFGDNLSIISDTTIAATRSQGCHMRDKFKENIRIALPAALLALVVFTFSSQTAQSPQTSDIEWLKVLPYLTILVLAVMGLNVFLVLLVGILMAAGVGGLSDGYSLSALTKDVYAGFGNMQEIFLLSMLIGGMGELMKQQGGLAFLTHQISRLINKFARSRSSVQKMRASELGIAGLVALTNVCTANNTVAIIVSGGVAKELAEHNGVTAKRSASLLDIFSCIMQGVLPYGAQALLLGSIFQMSPLSVVSYSYYCFFLAVAASVAVFRRHTMRHA; this is encoded by the coding sequence ATGGTTTTCTTACTGCTCTTTATGGGGGTGGGTAGCTATCTCACTTGGCAAGGGGTTGAGTTTGCGTTCTATCAACTGCCTGCCCCTGTCGCTGTTATACCAGCGGTCGTTTTGGCAATTGCCTTGAGCAAAGAGTCGCTCAATCGAGCTATCGAGCAGTTTTTACGTGGTGTGGGTCACAGCGATATTATGGCGATGTGCATCATTTATCTGCTTGCCGGAGCCTTTGCCGCCGTCGCCAAAGCCACTGGTGGCGTGGATGCCACAGTGAATCTTGGTTTAGCATTGCTGCCAGCGAGTCTCATTCTGCCGGGGCTGTTTGTCATTTCAGCCTTTGTTGCCACAGCAATGGGCACCTCAATGGGGACGATTGCAGCGATTGCACCCGTGGCGTTAGGTATTGCCCAAGCGGCGGATTTGAATCTTGGTTTAACGGCTGGGGTCGTGCTGAGCGGAGCCATGTTTGGTGATAATCTTTCGATCATTTCGGATACCACCATTGCGGCGACCCGTTCACAAGGCTGCCATATGCGTGACAAATTTAAAGAGAATATCCGCATTGCTTTGCCAGCGGCGCTGTTGGCGCTTGTGGTGTTCACCTTCAGTAGCCAAACGGCACAATCACCGCAAACCAGTGACATTGAATGGCTAAAAGTGCTGCCTTACCTCACCATTCTCGTGCTGGCCGTGATGGGGTTGAATGTGTTCCTTGTACTGCTGGTGGGCATTTTAATGGCCGCAGGTGTCGGTGGTTTGAGTGACGGTTACTCCTTGTCAGCATTAACCAAAGATGTTTACGCGGGTTTTGGCAACATGCAGGAGATTTTCCTATTATCGATGCTGATCGGTGGTATGGGTGAACTGATGAAACAGCAAGGCGGATTGGCGTTCCTCACTCACCAAATTAGTCGATTGATCAATAAATTTGCTCGCTCACGCAGCAGCGTACAAAAAATGCGAGCCAGTGAATTGGGGATTGCAGGCTTGGTGGCACTGACTAATGTGTGCACGGCGAACAACACGGTTGCCATCATTGTGAGTGGCGGAGTGGCTAAAGAGCTGGCTGAACACAATGGCGTGACCGCAAAGCGTTCTGCCAGCTTGCTGGATATCTTCTCGTGCATCATGCAAGGTGTGTTGCCTTATGGTGCACAAGCGTTATTGCTTGGCTCTATTTTTCAAATGTCGCCATTGAGTGTGGTGAGTTACTCTTATTACTGCTTCTTTTTGGCGGTTGCCGCATCAGTGGCGGTATTTCGCCGCCACACCATGCGTCACGCCTGA
- a CDS encoding PAS domain-containing protein: MLALPAEFEQFHWMVDMVQNVDMGLIVINRDYNVQVWNGFMTHHSGKQAHDVIGKSLFEIFPEIPVEWFKLKTKPVYDLGCRSFITWQQRPYLFHCRNVRPVTQQAKFMYQNVTLNPMRTPTGAINSLFLSIQDATSEALVSLQASS, translated from the coding sequence ATGCTAGCGTTACCTGCGGAGTTTGAGCAATTCCATTGGATGGTCGATATGGTTCAGAATGTCGATATGGGATTGATTGTGATTAACCGAGACTATAACGTGCAAGTGTGGAATGGGTTTATGACCCATCATAGCGGTAAGCAAGCTCATGATGTTATTGGTAAATCTCTGTTCGAGATTTTTCCAGAGATCCCTGTGGAGTGGTTTAAGTTAAAAACCAAACCTGTGTACGATCTGGGTTGCCGTAGTTTTATTACTTGGCAGCAGCGCCCTTATTTGTTCCATTGCCGTAATGTGCGTCCTGTGACTCAGCAAGCCAAATTTATGTATCAAAACGTTACGCTTAACCCAATGCGTACGCCAACAGGCGCGATAAATTCACTATTCTTATCGATTCAGGATGCAACAAGTGAAGCCCTTGTTTCGCTACAAGCATCTTCTTAA
- a CDS encoding NAD(P)H-hydrate dehydratase has translation MPLPSHFYTTQQLKQGEQDAASERGLELFHLMERAGQAVFTIAFAQFPTSHHWLICCGGGNNGGDGYIVAVLARHMGIDVTVWQLGDPEKFPADAHRAYLQWKELGGVVYAPQSELPPSTDVIIDALFGIGLKEALRPQVVPLVELLNQSGKPIVAVDVPSGLCADTGQVMGACIKAQHTVSLIGLKQGLVTGQARCYVGTLHYAGLGIEEVFALHNSPSLVAIEGKLRHSLLPPRQACTHKGQNGKALIVGGNEGMGGALILCASACAHSGAGLSAAMTHPDNVTAMLTITPEVMSTSWNKHHLFEERIEWCDALALGPGLGRDAQAQQIMQRLSSLKVPKVWDADALYFLAHNPSYDEQRIITPHPVEAARLLGCEVEEVERDRFAAIRQLQQRYGGVVVLKGAGTLVDDGKEIAVCLQGNPGMASGGMGDVLTGIIVALLAQKIPLADAAKLGVWLHSSAADLNTKSHGQRGLLASDLLPHLRELLN, from the coding sequence ATGCCGTTACCCAGCCATTTTTATACTACGCAGCAACTCAAACAGGGTGAACAAGATGCCGCGAGTGAGCGAGGTCTTGAGCTCTTTCATTTAATGGAGCGCGCAGGACAAGCGGTGTTTACCATTGCTTTTGCTCAGTTTCCAACCAGTCATCACTGGTTAATTTGTTGCGGTGGTGGAAATAATGGTGGGGACGGCTATATCGTTGCGGTATTAGCCAGGCATATGGGGATTGATGTCACGGTATGGCAGTTAGGCGACCCTGAAAAATTCCCAGCCGATGCCCATCGTGCTTATCTGCAATGGAAAGAGTTGGGCGGTGTTGTCTATGCCCCACAATCTGAACTGCCGCCATCGACAGATGTGATTATTGATGCGTTATTTGGCATTGGCTTGAAAGAGGCGTTACGGCCGCAGGTTGTGCCGTTAGTCGAGTTACTCAATCAAAGCGGCAAGCCGATTGTGGCGGTCGATGTGCCTTCAGGGCTGTGTGCCGATACTGGCCAAGTGATGGGCGCTTGCATTAAAGCGCAACACACGGTGAGCTTGATTGGTTTGAAGCAAGGCTTGGTGACTGGACAAGCGCGCTGCTATGTCGGCACGCTACACTATGCGGGATTAGGGATTGAAGAAGTGTTTGCCCTGCACAATTCGCCATCTTTGGTCGCGATAGAAGGCAAGCTAAGACACAGTTTACTGCCGCCACGTCAAGCTTGTACTCACAAAGGCCAAAATGGTAAAGCTTTGATTGTCGGGGGCAATGAAGGTATGGGCGGAGCCTTGATTTTGTGTGCTTCCGCTTGTGCTCATTCGGGAGCAGGGCTGAGCGCGGCAATGACCCATCCCGATAACGTTACCGCTATGCTGACGATTACACCGGAAGTGATGAGCACGAGCTGGAACAAACATCATTTATTTGAAGAGCGCATTGAATGGTGTGATGCCCTTGCTTTGGGCCCCGGATTAGGGCGAGATGCTCAAGCGCAGCAGATTATGCAGCGCTTAAGTAGCTTGAAGGTTCCGAAAGTGTGGGATGCGGATGCACTCTATTTTCTAGCGCATAACCCCAGCTATGATGAACAGCGGATCATTACACCGCATCCCGTCGAAGCGGCGCGTTTATTGGGCTGTGAAGTGGAAGAGGTGGAGCGAGATCGTTTTGCGGCTATTCGTCAGCTTCAGCAACGCTATGGAGGTGTTGTCGTGCTCAAAGGTGCGGGGACTTTAGTGGATGATGGGAAAGAGATCGCGGTCTGCTTACAGGGGAATCCAGGAATGGCCAGTGGGGGAATGGGCGATGTACTTACCGGCATTATTGTGGCGCTATTAGCGCAAAAAATTCCCTTAGCGGATGCGGCAAAACTCGGGGTTTGGCTACACAGTAGCGCTGCGGATCTCAATACCAAATCGCATGGCCAGAGAGGACTTCTGGCCAGCGATTTATTGCCTCACCTGCGTGAGCTATTGAATTAA
- a CDS encoding response regulator, with protein MSFPVLICDDSPLARKQMARSLPASLNADITFAVHGLDAMGILEKQSFKLMFLDLTMPELDGFETLEAMGKKGYTTPVVVVSGDIQPKAKERVLALGAKAFIQKPIDKNVLNDVLKMLVEPPTQPRIVTPVSLELPILKRRDIYMEVANVSIGRAADALARHFDVFVQLPLPNVNIFEVSELHMALRDLAENSQVSGVCQGFSGEGIAGEALVLLSDSSVADLKKLMKVPVDSEDLQELELLMDVSNILVGSFLNGLGHQAEVRFFQSSPVLLGQHISIDSVIQSTEGAFRKTMTFEVSYNIEGTSIRCDLLFMFVDESLPLLDNKLSYLMEDF; from the coding sequence ATGTCTTTCCCTGTTCTCATCTGTGATGACTCTCCACTCGCGCGCAAACAGATGGCGCGTTCGCTTCCTGCATCGCTTAACGCAGACATTACCTTTGCGGTACATGGTTTGGATGCGATGGGCATTTTAGAGAAGCAAAGTTTTAAGCTCATGTTTTTGGATCTCACGATGCCGGAGTTAGACGGCTTCGAGACATTAGAAGCAATGGGGAAAAAAGGCTACACGACGCCTGTAGTGGTGGTATCGGGGGATATTCAACCGAAAGCCAAAGAGCGGGTGTTAGCGCTCGGAGCCAAAGCCTTCATTCAAAAGCCCATCGATAAGAATGTGCTCAATGATGTGCTGAAAATGTTGGTGGAACCGCCCACGCAGCCACGCATTGTCACGCCAGTTTCGCTTGAGTTGCCGATTTTAAAACGACGCGATATTTACATGGAAGTCGCTAACGTGTCGATTGGTCGAGCTGCTGATGCCTTGGCGCGCCACTTTGATGTGTTTGTCCAATTACCTCTGCCCAATGTGAACATCTTTGAGGTGAGTGAGTTACACATGGCACTTCGTGATTTGGCTGAAAACAGTCAAGTTTCGGGCGTTTGTCAGGGTTTTAGCGGCGAAGGGATTGCGGGTGAAGCTCTGGTGTTATTGAGCGATTCTAGCGTTGCGGATCTCAAAAAACTGATGAAGGTGCCGGTCGATAGTGAAGACTTGCAAGAGTTAGAGCTGCTGATGGATGTTTCTAATATTCTGGTGGGCTCATTTTTAAATGGTTTAGGCCACCAAGCTGAAGTGCGTTTTTTCCAAAGCTCGCCCGTATTATTGGGGCAGCACATCTCCATTGATTCTGTGATTCAGTCGACTGAAGGGGCATTTAGAAAAACCATGACCTTTGAGGTGAGTTATAACATTGAAGGCACCTCGATTCGTTGTGATTTACTGTTTATGTTTGTCGATGAATCGTTACCGCTGCTGGATAACAAACTTTCCTATTTAATGGAGGACTTCTGA